Part of the Leptolyngbya sp. 'hensonii' genome is shown below.
AGATTGTACTTGATGGCATTGCTGCAGAGGTTTTGCAGGACTGGAATCAGCAGATCCCGATCGCCCTGGACCTGGAGCCCCGGTGTAATCTCGGTTTGGACTGAAAGTTCGGGGGCCAGGAGTTCAATATCTTCCACCATTTCTACGAGCAAGGCGGTTAGATCCACCTCTACCCGATGCAGACTGAGTTGTCCAGCATCAGCCAGGGAGAGCAGGAGCAGTTTCCGGACAATGGTGCTGAGTCGGCGCACTTCATCCAGTAAACTGCTGATCCGTTGCTGAGCCTCTGAACCAGGATCGACTTGGTGCAGGGTTTGTTCCAGTTCTCCCTGCAGAATGGCCAGGGGGGTTTTCAGTTCGTGAGCAGCATCGGCACTGAAGCGAGAAGCCTGGGTGAAACTCCGTTCCAACCGTTCCATCATCTGATTAAACACCTGAATCAACTCCATAAACTCCACATCGGTTATGGCTGCGGGAATCCGCTGATCTAACCCTTTAACCGTAATCTGGCGAATCGTCCCGGTCAGGCTGCGAATCGGATGCAGAGCACTGCCTGCCATACCCCAGGCTCCAGCAGCAATCAGCA
Proteins encoded:
- a CDS encoding ATP-binding protein — its product is PPPQPRFVTTRTDQGSWRIGAVNFSHIRVAIAVSLYPVQQEMAVIRNLFSVSIPGVLLLIAAGAWGMAGSALHPIRSLTGTIRQITVKGLDQRIPAAITDVEFMELIQVFNQMMERLERSFTQASRFSADAAHELKTPLAILQGELEQTLHQVDPGSEAQQRISSLLDEVRRLSTIVRKLLLLSLADAGQLSLHRVEVDLTALLVEMVEDIELLAPELSVQTEITPGLQVQGDRDLLIPVLQNLCSNAIKYNLTQGWVRIQATRIGLAVQVTITNASNDILAHDRARIFDRFHRGDPAHTRKTDGVGLGLSLAREIAQAHGGNLTLDDTPAGQTAFTLTLPTSQEPLRLSSL